The Musa acuminata AAA Group cultivar baxijiao chromosome BXJ1-8, Cavendish_Baxijiao_AAA, whole genome shotgun sequence genomic sequence AGCACCATTGCAGTCATTCTGCGCCAGCCCCCGCTCTGTCTCTGGTCGGCGCCATGGACGCGGGAGAGGCGGCCACCTTGCCGGCTTCGGTGGAGAGCCTGGTGGTGGTGCACAACGTGGCGAAGCGCCACAACGTGGGGACGATGGTTCGCAGCGCCACCGCTTTCGGCGTGTCGGAGATCGTCCTCGTCGGCCGCCGCGACTTCAACGCCTTCGGCAGCCACGGATCCACCTCCCACCTCCGCTTTCGCCACTTCCACTCCCTCTCCCAAGCGCGCCACTACCTCAAGGCACTCTCTCATAAACCCTCCTCCCAATCTAGGGTTTCCATTTCGCGTTAATCTGGTCCTCTTCATCCACTTCTCATCCTACTTTTAGGAGGAGAGGAACTGTGACGTATGCGGGGTAGAGATCACCGATGGGGCGCTCTCCATCGCGGATCACCCTTTCAGGAAGAGCACAGCTTTTCTCCTCGGCAACGAGGTCTGCTCCGCTTGCATTGAAGTTTTTGCTCCTTATTCTTTTTCTTATGATTATGAACATTTTTTTggaatttcttcttatcgtgatgAAGGGAACGGGGCTCTCCGCGAAGGAGTGTGAGATATGTGACTTCTTTGTTTACATTCCCCAATACGGATGTGGAACTGCATCACTTAATGTCACAGTTGCGGCTTCTATTGTACTGCACCACTTCGGAGGTAATTTTTATTTCCTTCTGCTATCCAGAAGCCATTTCTTTTCTCTATATTGATCtcatttttttaattcaagaacTGATGTCTGTTGCTTTAGATAAGTGCGTTATATAATTGATGTACTGTTATATGGTGCATTTTTATGCAACAATTAGAAATTTACTATTAAGTAAATTTAATAGCTAAATACAAATGTCACAAGCTTTAACCTCCTAATTTAATAGCTATGAAGGATGTCCACTTTCTAGTGTACTCGAGAGTTGTTGAAGTTATCGAGAAACTAGTTGCAAGTATGTATGCTAAAATGTGATTTGACTAGAACTCGAAACTGCTGTACAAGGTCTGTCCCACGGTTGTCCATGCAGAAAATTGGCAGCTTGTCTGTTTGTTTATTCATTCAAAATGTGAAGCTTTAATTGTAAGGAGAAGTGCCTGGACCTTCCATCTTCTCTCCACTTTGCTTTCCTAGATGACATTTAAGATGAAGGTCTTTGTGCATACACTGGATTTTGGAATTGCAATTCTACTTTATATCTTTAGGTTTTCTATGATAACTTCAAAACTTTTTTGGATGCACATTGATGTTTGCTTTTATTAGATTAAACCTAGAAGCAACCACTATAGATTATTtgagaactttttttttattcatcttGATGATCAAATAGGTCCATGGCGTCTATTCATAGATATTTGTAACCATATCTTTCTGCTCTCTGCcattcaaattattatttactCTTCTATGAATACAAAGCATAGTAGTTGTTGAG encodes the following:
- the LOC135588840 gene encoding uncharacterized protein LOC135588840 translates to MDAGEAATLPASVESLVVVHNVAKRHNVGTMVRSATAFGVSEIVLVGRRDFNAFGSHGSTSHLRFRHFHSLSQARHYLKEERNCDVCGVEITDGALSIADHPFRKSTAFLLGNEGTGLSAKECEICDFFVYIPQYGCGTASLNVTVAASIVLHHFGVWAGFPERSREGNKFTVAEKPVKQIRRNYCASSVESIVEERKSRQQSASIDIFEENGTNDSKLTNLLEALFDD